A stretch of Brassica rapa cultivar Chiifu-401-42 chromosome A08, CAAS_Brap_v3.01, whole genome shotgun sequence DNA encodes these proteins:
- the LOC103849883 gene encoding uncharacterized protein LOC103849883 codes for MSSVARDRKEQMVIQSSIVLLQERFRQLQRTRELRAERELLNPKPNHQDNNILQYYTQPASFDFFQFLPLNSQTSSSQQLLSLSLCPISTSDSTEKPSFYHHWPNKDDKKKVVGTDRHDDVDTSLRL; via the coding sequence ATGAGTTCAGTAGCAAGAGACCGAAAGGAACAAATGGTAATCCAGTCTTCAATCGTGTTGCTTCAAGAAAGATTCAGACAACTTCAGAGAACGCGAGAGTTAAGAGCTGAGCGAGAGCTCcttaaccctaaacctaaccaCCAAGACAACAATATCTTACAATATTACACCCAACCCGCGAGTTTTGATTTCTTCCAGTTTCTACCTCTTAACTCTCAAACATCCTCGTCACAGCAGCTCCTCTCCCTCTCCTTATGCCCTATCTCCACCTCTGATTCCACTGAAAAGCCTAGCTTTTATCATCACTGGCCAAATAAAGACGACAAGAAGAAGGTGGTTGGGACTGATCGACACGACGATGTTGATACGTCTCTGCGTCTCTAA